The Kwoniella shivajii chromosome 5, complete sequence genomic interval GTCTACGAAACTATGGGTATGCAAGGTCTCCCAGCTTATGGAACAGGTGGTACCATCCATATGATCGTCAACAATCAAATTGGTTTCACTACCGATCCTCGATTCGCTCGATCTACACCTTACCCTTCTGATATCGCTAAATCCATCGACGCTCCTATCTTCCACGTCAACGGTGACGATGTAGAAGCTGTCAATTACGTCTGTACCCTTGCTGCCGACTGGAGAGCTACCTTCAAGAAGGATGTCGTCATCGACATTGTCTGTTACAGACGATATGGTCATAACGAAACTGATCAACCCTCTTTCACCCAACCCAAGATGTACAAGGCCATCCAAAAGCAACCTACTGTACTATCTATCTACACCGACAaactgatcaaagaaggtaCATTCACAGAGAAGGAAATTGATGAGCACAGACAATGGGTATGGGGCATGTTGGAAAAGGCATATGATGGATCAAAGGATTACAAGCCATCGCCAAGGGAATGGCTCTCATCTTCATGGGAAGGTTTCCCCACACCCAAAGAACTTGCTGAAAACGTTTTACCTCATCTCCCTACTggtgctgaagaagaaacccTCAAGAAAATTGGAGAagtcatctcttctttccctgAAGGTTTCACACCTCACAAAAACCTTGCAAGAATTATAGCTACCAGAGGAAAAAGTATTTCAGAAGGTAAAAATATCGATTGGTCAACTGCCGAAGCCCTCGCTTTTGGTACTTTATGTCTCGAAGGCACTCATGTAAGAGTTTCAGGTCAAGATGTAGAAAGAGGTACTTTTTCTCAAAGACATGCTGTCGTACACGATCAAGAGAATGAATCAACTCATATCGCACTTAAACATgttggaaaagatcaaggttCTTTCACTGTCGTAAATTCTCACCTTTCAGAATTCGGTACTTTAGGTTTCGAACTTGGTTATTCTTTGGTTTCACCTAACAGTTTGACGATATGGGAAGCTCAATTCGGTGACTTCGCGTGAGTACCAAAAATCCATATTTGATATGAGTAAAAACCTGATCTCCCAATGTAACAGGAACAACGCCCAAtgtatcattgatcaatttaTCGCTTCCGGTGAGAGGAAATGGTTCCAACGAACCGGTTTGGTACTCTCCCTCCCTCATGGTTATGATGGTCAAGGACCCGAACACTCTTCAGGTAGAATCGAGCGATTCTTACAATTGTGTGACGACGAGCCTAGAATATACCCTTCTGCTGAGAAACTGGATAGACAACATCAAGATTGTAACATGCAAATCATCTACGCAACGTGAGTCATATGCTTGAATCGATGAGGCTGTTGAAGTTAGCGCTGACAAGATAACTGAAAATAGTACACCTGCAAACTACTTCCATGTCTTGAGACGTCAAATCAAACGAGAATTCCGAAAACCTGTGAGCGGATTTCATTGAAGAGCCAGTACAGTACCTCTGCTTATGCATAATCATTTCTAGcttatcatcttcttctccaaatcgCTTCTCCGACATCCTCTTGCTCGATCATCGCTCGAAGAAATGACAGGTGACAGTGTATTCCAAAGATATATCCCAGACCCTCACCCTGAAAACCTCGTCGAACCAGAGAAGATCAGAAGACACATCTTATGTACCGGACAAGTCTACTTCCAACTTCTGAAAGAACGTGAAGATAAAGGAATAAATGATGTCGTGATTTCAAGATTAGAACAATTGTCTCCTTTACCTTATGATTTATTGACTCCTCATTTGGACAAATACCCTAACGCCGATGTCGTATGGGCacaagaagaggtgagtcaccACATTTCTCTTTATCTCTATCCGTACAATACCTATTGACGATGATTGTTACGTGGTGTAGCCATTGAACAACGGAGCTTGGACCTATGTACAACCTCGATTGATCACAGCTCTGAAAGAAACCAAACATCACGGTGGTAAAGTACCAATTTACGCAGGTAGaaaaccatcttcatcagtaGCGACAGGATCCAAGAACGCTCAtaagaaagaaattgaaatgatcaacacGATGGCTTTCGCTCCTGCTGAAGAGAACCAATAAACTAGGGAAAGCAGGATgtggaaggaaaagggaggAAGGATGGAGCAGGAGATTTCATCAGCGCAGCCGCAGAAAGGGTGAAAACAAGGTGGTCGTTCTCATTTTGTAATAACATCCATTATCTTGTTTCTAATTCATTCGGTATCGGTTCATTTCGTACAcggatcaacatcaaaaaCGCAAAAACAAACGTAACGCAATGCATCGTATCCAATTTCCAATTTCCAATTTCAACGAATTTTGCACAAAAAAGCATATTCATGTACATGTTGTCATATACCTGATTTACAGAGGTTTGGAGTGTaagatttgattgatcactttcccaaagcttcttctctgtCCATGACTTTTTGATCTAATTTGATTAAAATGACTGTACGTTGAGGATGTTCGGGATATCTATCACCTACCCAATGAGCTGTAACTCTTGCCGGCTGTAAACAGAAACAGACAGCGGGGTGTCAGCTTGCATTCGACCATCAACAGCCTTTTCCCCGAATTGGTCTAATGATGCTTAAAAAACGGGGTCTTTCCCTTCCGACCTTGGTCTTTCCAAAACTCAGAGAGGAATCCTGTCTTTCTTCCTGACGGACTTCGACTCAAAGGGAGGTATGATTTGAACTCACCACATCTAATCCATCTAAGACAGCTTCTACCATACCAGCTGTAAAAGCTTCACAAGATAAATCAGACATATCTTTAGGTACCGATATGAATTGAGTCAAAGGTGATTCATTTAAAATGATCATATCTAATCgttccaatcaatcaatcagtcaatcacTCAATTCACATGTGCATGTTAGATAaaaatgatcatgaaacACAACAATGAAAGTAATCTCACATTCATCTAAAGCATCTGAACCTCTTTCTAAACCATCAGCAGGTTTACCGAATACGTATTTGTATATTTGTGTATGAACGAATTGTAATATTGGTATTAAACGATGTTCTCTTTTTGGATCCTACATAATATTTCCACTGGTCAACACAGTACagatttcatcttctacatttCAGTCTATGgctaaactcacctttaGATTTGATGTTTGGGTATTACGTAGTAACAACAATGATAAAATTCTTTGTCCAGCTTCGTATCCTAAAGATGACAATCTATTTCCGGAACAATATCCCATCCACTCCATTAGCTTTTCTCTCCAATCAACATAGCAAGAAGAcccatccttcttctgagTTTGTTGATAATGGTGACGTACCTCTTCTCCAAATCAGTAACACTATCAACTCTACTTTGTGAATAAGAAATGATTTCAGCGAACATGAATGCCCAAGCTGAAAGTGCTATTTCAGAACCTTTCGATTTATTCAATGATCTATCTAAAATAGGCTGATATTGagatccaccaccacctccaccactgatattggtattggaGCTACTACCGAATAACTGTTGTtgtaatgaagaaggttgtaTACTTGATCTGACTGATTCTCTTCTATTCGGATTGCTATTAGCATTATTGATAGTATTTATACTTGAACTGCTACTACTTGATGGATGTTGTGGATTGGAATATAATGATGTGGGTGGTGAAGATAATGAAGAAACGGATGGTTGTGAGAATctagatgacgaagaaggtggtgtagaaCTGTATCCTACTGATTGTGACATTGTGGCTTTTGCGATTTTAGAACTGGGCAGAGGGAGAGTGGAAGGAGAGTAGAGCAATCCGGTATCTCGAGTTCTGTTTGATGCGATATGTCCAGTCCGAGAATGAGGAGATGATGCTGTTAAATGGCAAGGAGATAATCTATTCTACAGATCAACTGaatcttccaattctcaACGTAATCTGATATACGCGTCTAACCAAAGTATAATTCCGttttattattattattattatcattattattgTGGACGACCCTGAACAAGGCAGGACTTTGGCCAACTGTACTCATCGATTCTGTCTTGCTTGAGGTGTATGTGATGTAATGCTATGCACTCAGCGattatatgtatatgtgtatatatatatatatatgcatgcatgcTGTTGCAACGGTATCTCTTCACGCCCAGACTGACTATCGCAATGACATCAACCTGTCATCACACCAAACTGCGTTACTGAGTTTTATGCGGTGTTGTACTGAGCATGTTTTGTAATGGTGATTAGAAAAGTCCCAAATCCATTGATAAAGTAAAGTGTAGAACTGTTATTACCAAAGTTACCCTGAATCGATTAGAAATGACAAAAGTTTAATACACTATTATAATCTGATTTTACCCGGGATCTAACTAACATAACTTAcaatgatgattgatcatAGTTGGTCACTCACTCACATCCTCAAACCTCGCTCCAACTGAATTCTCCCACAAAACATCTTGCTTtaccatcctcatcctcatccccATCATCAATCGCAAACATCACCGTACATCATATACACCCATacctatatatatatacaacacATCATACAGCAGCTTGATGACACGACCTCCGTGAATCATACATATCACAGTAGCTTATATTGATATCGGTGAGAAAACATCGACTCAACTCCCCACGCGACTCATCTCGGTTCACAAGAAACGCTTTGGGAACAAGACGACTAATCTTTAATTTACATCCCACCCTATAACATCACTCACATCCTCTACTCCTGGATATTCAGTACCCAGTGAATCCTATCCACTATGGGTCAAggtcaatcatcttcaaagAAATTAGGACGAACCTCGTCAAGACAATTATCAACATCTGATTTAGCAGATTCATTAGCCAACAcaacaatctcatcatcatcgtcatcatccaacAAACCCGATAATGCTGGAGCACCTTCCACACcaggatcatcaccttctataGATGTAAGTGGCAATGGCAATGGGCAATTCAGTACACCTGCAAGAATAAGTGCGAGACGTTCTACAGgtaaagataagaatggtTCCATATCAAgtttctcttcagcttcaggtggtGTCAATAGACCCAACCTAAACACACAAAATTCATTCGATGGTTCGGCTTCTATAAAATCTTCCTTATCACAAGGAGgtaacaataacaataattcatcttcatcaccaactTCGATAACGACACCATCGAATATCCCTACAACACAAAACATCTTAGCAGCGCCTAAAACCAGATCATCGTTACTCGGTcattctcctcctccaccttcggCATTATCTGTTTCTCCAGGTAGACCAGGATCACCGCCTTTGAGCTCACCAACAGGTCCAGGTCATATGCAAcgtgattcagcttcttcactctcaCCAGGTGCAGCTTTAACTGCCACCATAAGTAGATCAAGTATCGGAGGTACAAGCGCAACCGGTCCACAAGTTTTAGATGTCGATAATATGATTCACAGATTGCTGGAAGCTGGGTATAGCGGGAAAGTAACCAAATCACCCCCATTGAAAAACGCAGAAATAGCAAGTGTCTGTGCAGCCGCAAGGGAAGTATTCTTATCTCAACCTACTTTAATCGAACTCAGTCCTCCAGTAAAGATTGTAGGAGATGTTCATGGTCAAGTGAGCAGTATTCCCCTTTTCTTACCTCTTCACTGagaaatgaaagctgatgatcccACCCGCTTCCTTCATCAGTATGCCGATCTGATTCGGATGTTTGAAATGTGTGGATTCCCTCCGGCGGCCAATTATCTATTCTTGGGTGATTATGTCGATCGAGGAAAACAGTCGTTGGAGACTATTCTTTTACTGTTATGTTACAAGATTAAATACCCTGagaacttcttcttgctaCGTGGAAATCACGAATGTGCAAATGTGACAAGAGGTGACTTTTTAGTCTCGTCCCATTGAAAATCATATTATATGATTACCAAGCTGACATTGACTATATAGTGTATGGCTTCTATGACGAATGTAAAAGAAGGACGAACATCAAAACTTGGAAAACATTTATCGACGTATTCAATGCTCTCCCAATCGCGTCTATCGTAGCCAGTAAGATTTTCTGTGTACATGGTGGATTGAGTCCTAGTTTGAAGAGTATGGATGATATAAGGAGGATCCAGAGACCGACAGGTGAGTGTCCACTAGCTGTGTCGATCCGATGGTCACAACAGCTGATTGGTCCGCGTAGATGTACCGGACTATGGACTATTGAACGATTTAGTATGGTCCGATCCATCCGACACGGCATTAGATTGGGAGGATAATGAAAGAGGTGTATCATTCTGTTATGGAAAAAGTGTAATCAACGCTTTCCTTGCAACTCATGTGAATTCAGCTATTATGCCTCCCTGAGAATGAGtataagctgacatttttCAATAGGATATGGATTTGATTTGTAGAGCACATATGGTTGTTGAGGATGGGTATGAGTTCTATAACGATAGGACATTAGTCACTGTCTTTTCCGCACCAAAGTGAGTCACGAGCCTGTGTCTTTCTCATCAGTCCCCTTTTGCATTCATTGACGTGCTCTCCACCTTTCAGTTATTGCGGGGAATTCGATAACTTCGGAGCGGTCATGTCAGTTTCAGAAGACTTGTTATGTTCTTTCGAGTTACTCAAACCACTGGATGGAGCGGcattgaagaaggaaatgacAAAATCTAAGCGGAAAAGGTGGGTGATATATAATCCTGAATTCGTTGTCGCGCGAGACCGCTCTCCTACTTAGCATCAGCTGACCAAGCTCTAATCTGGTAATCTGGGATTAGCTTGCAAAACCATCAGAGTCCACCTAATAACCCTATGGCACAAAGCTTTTGATTGGGTTGCTCGGTTCATTCTTTCTCGGAATCATCACTACGGATCATCATTCACTACTTTCTCCCATTCCTGAAATTACGCATCAACTATCAAATACCTTCGATCTACGATATGACATTACTACGATCTACCTCATTACGACTTTCGCTACACTTCTCATGCCATATACCGCCAAATCTCCAAGCGGCCTCCTCAATTGCTAACATGATATCAAAGGTCTTAACATCGTTGCACTGCCCGACATGGTCTCACCTGGAACAATTATGCACCTGGCTCTCACTATCGAGCTCGCAGACCATACAACTTGATGGACGGAGGAGCTGCCACGAATGGAGCAGACCTTAGCCCATTACCATGATCAACAGAAGATCAGTAAAGGTCTGAGTCCCTCTTACACCTGAATACCTGAATACCTGAATACCTGAATACCTCGATACCACGCCACACACCTCTCTACATAGCCCTTATTCCTATCGCCTCTTTTAGTCACGCAGAGCTTTCATCCTCAGATTAAAGAATCGCCCATCAAAGAAACCAAGCAGCAAAATGTGTAATAATATTGTCATTTCctgatctttcctttttattGCACCCCGGTTTTGAATCAAACAAACACGTCCGAAACGTTGTCATAACTACTTCACTTTTATATTAGTccatctttgatctttttttctcccttttcagTTCATTATCTCTTAGGTCAACTCCCCAGTATTCGCTTGAGGTCTTTCGGTTTTCGGTTCTGGTCGTGTCTTTTCCCTCTGAATAGGTAGGGTTGGATGGGGACATCACGTTTTAGTCAAGTTAGTAAAAGTGAAAAATCaattatcatcaatcaggGCTGTTAAGTTATGAATGCAGGATATATCTCTGAAAGCGTATTCATCTCTCCACGTCTTTGTTTGCAAATATGAGCGTTGCAGTCTTCAGCAACGGTGGTACTCACTAACAGATGTCATTCGCTGCACCGCCCAATGTCGTTAATTCCTTCTCCGTTGTTGATGGAATGCTGAATCGGTCATCTCCGCCATCTCTTCGTTTTTTAAGCGCCCcccgtcatcatcatcatcatgagaATGTTTTATTTTTTTCGGCCGTGATCGGAATGGATGGCAGTGAGACATTTTTAACCACTCTTGGCATCTCATTTCTTTTCACAATCGTCAAGATCAATCACAAACGTCCATTCAATCAGGTATTGCGACGATAATAAACGGCGAGAGAGCTACCTTGTCATGCCAAACAAGAAGATAACATAACCTAATATCGTTCATTAACaaatatcttgatcgaaaATGGCATTAACAGATTACTTTTCCGTGGGTATCatctattcttcttctgatgaaaTATGGTCGATGACTATCGAGAAAAGATTTTAACCGTCTGATAGAATATGGAATACGATCATTCGGCGTTTTACTGACTTACGTGTTGGATTCTTGATCAATAATAGCCTGTAGCGTTCTTTATCTTACTTCGAGAATCACTTGAAGCAGGTATAATCAGTGAGTTTCGCCTTTGCATTTTCAACGAGGCTCCAAATTTGTTTTGAAGCTAAGAATGGAATCTATTCATAGTTGCCGTATTATTGGGATTCATAACTCAGCTCGTACCATCTCTAGTGAAACCATCTGAACCTCTTTCAGGAAATTCAGGTCCAGGTTTGcgatcagaatcagaattagaATCAGAATATAATCATCGTCAATCTGAAGATTCAGCTAGGTCATCACAGGAATTACTGTCTTCCACAACGAATAATAGAAGTTCATACGGTGCttccagatcaagatcaagatcgaatTCTCCATCGCCATATGGGCACGATCAACAAAGAACAGAAAATCAATCACTACTATCGACAtctcaaaacaaaaacaaaatatTCAATTcggatgaaaatgaaaatgatcaagaacaagaagaggcattggaaggtgtagaaggagGAGCAgcagtggtggtggtggtgggaGAAAATGACAAAGATAAGGTGataaagaaaatgaaaatacaAATTTGGTCAGGGGCAATTTTAGGTGGTACAGTAGCCATGGCCATTGGAGCTATTTTCTTATATGTCGTGAGTTCAATTCTCGTTTTTGGGGATTTGAATTCTGATCTGAATGTGACCgcattatcttcttctcactATGACTTACAACGTTTCTGTTGtgacgacgaagacgaagacgagaAGCAAGGATTTTTAGCTGACTCTTGAAATCATAGTTCTACACATATACACACGATCTATGGCAGGATGCAGAGAATTTATGGGAAGGTGGTTTTTGTCTATTAGCTTCTTTATTGTGAGTTTTGAACCGACATCTTCATTTCGAGATAAACACGTTATACTCTCTGACATGTTCATGCTCACCCTTGTTTACCCCGCCCCTCTCCCTTCCTCCCACCGCAGGATTCTCGTAATGTCATTGGCCTTCCTTCGATTACCTCACGCACAAGTGAAATGGCGATTAAAGCTATTATCGGcatatcaatctcaagcTGAATCAGATCCTGAAAATACCCTCActcatcaccaccatcatgGTCATAATCATAGTCACAGTCATGAACGTAAACCTGGAAGAGGACGCGGACGTGGACGAGGAGGCGCAAATAAAGCTACTGCGATCTTGTTTGGTTTACCTTTTATCACTGTCCTGAGAGAAGGTCTGGAAGGCGTAGTCTTTCTAGGTGGGATTGGGTTGAGTGAAAAAGGAAGTGCGGTTGCTGGAGGTGGAATTGGTGGACTGGTAGTTGGTGGTACTATTGGTGAGCAATTATCAATTGCCTGATTTCACTCTAGAATTGGAAGTTAGGGATGGATCTGGCCGAATATCGAGCATTATTTCAAGCTAACCATATCACTTGCTATCTTTTTGCTCTCTTCCTGTGATTAGCCTACTTATTATTCTCCTCAACAACACCATTATCATTGAACAGATTCGTTCAATTCTCATCTTTGTTATTGTTCATGATAGGCGCAGGATTAGCTTCCAGAGCGGCATATTCATTTGAAAGGCAATATTTCATTTCATACGTTGGTACAGCAGCTGCCGAAGCTGGAAATGGTCCAGGATCCTATAGAGTTAAAGGTAACATATGGCATTTGACTTGGTGGGATCCAGAACCTGGTTCAGGTGATAACATGGCTCAATTAGCTCAAGCCGTCATAGGTTGGAACAATACTGGAACAATCTGGACTGTGTAAGTTGTCCCTTAGCCCCCAAGCCTCCAAGCCCCCAAGCCCCCAAGCCCCCAAGCCCCCGATGACCTATCGGGTCAGGAGTGCGAAGCAAAGCAAAGTTTGAAGGGGGATCGGGTCGAGAGTTGGAAGATGTGGTCTTCAGAGTACGCTCCACGGCTAATCGTTCTTCCATTCACAGCTCAACATACATCCTTTACTGGGTCCTAATCACCCTCACACTTGTATATGCGAAATACAAAGAAGGTCGTGCAGCTTTATGTGGTCATTTATCGAAGAGaggatgggaaagagaatatcaaaagagagaaaacGGTGATATGGATAATCAAGTTCTGTTAGATGATAGAAGTGATATTGGGGAATAATTAGTGCAATAGCAGGGAATTTTTATAGTGACGCAAAATACGTCGTCCAGCTGCGTCGCGCTACGTTGTTTAGTGATCGTACTTATAATAAGATATCGGATCATCTCATAGATTGAATTGTCTTTTTTATTCATGCATCGTCGAGCCGGGACGATTGCCTTATACTTGTCACATAACCCAATATAATCGTAACAAATTCATAAAATCAATAcaagagatgatcaagatctaTCATCTGTAGATTAATACTGCTCCACTCATACCTATTTCATCCGACTCCTCATTCATTCGTGAACCGCATCGTTATTTAAAGACAATTTAAAACTGTGATTCAAATTGAGATATCAGCCATGACAGCCTTATATGTTTATTCACACCTAAATCAAAACTCACCCTTATTTGATAAGATCCATTAGCTTTCGATAGATATCTGACCCATTTGACACTTTGATAACCACTTTTCTCGAATACTTTCAAGAACCGAACTAGTAATCCTGACGCAGTAAACATGACCACTGCACAATCGAAAAGTTAGTTCTAAATCTGTTAAATAACCCCTTTCACTAATTTGTCTTATCAAGAGAAGTGGACAATCACCTGAGAAATCAAGTTGTATAGGTGGCCTAGACCATGCTTGTCTATGTGTCGTAGTCGccagatcagcttcagcagtCAAAGTGCATTCTTGCGCTCCTTGTAATCGAGGTATCCTAATGTTCCAAACGAAGATATTAGCATATTCTGTCCTACTCTAACATCAGGGATGAAGGGAAGGAATTATTGATGAGGACTGGTCAAACTTACTTCCATATAATGACATTCTCCCCAGGGACGTATTTAGCTTTTCCAACTCCCACTTTAGCTTGAACACCAGTAGTATTCAATGGCGTTGGAATACGTAAAACCACATTATTGGCATTTAATTTAGGGTCGAAATTCGCTTTGAGATGAATTGTGTATTCTACTTTTGATCTCGATGGTTCAGTTACATGAGTTTGTAATCGGAATGGCAGGTTTatgtttgatgttgatcgataTCTATAACAGCCAAGTCAGATGGGCTCCATCAATCCTTCCCTGCGTTGATATACGGAACGTGATATCGCTATAGATATCGTTTTTTCTAGATCAGAACCattttactcacctcatgaGTTCAAATTCTCCATCGGGAGGTATGAAACTGATACTTCTATCCGAATCGAATTTACCTAATCTTACACATTGATGGAACTGacaatcatccaattctaCCGCTCCGTCAGATTTGGAAGCTTCGTTCCCTCTGCACAGTATTTAGATCAGCTTATCCACCATATCGGACTTCAAAGAGTATACATACCGCTTTTGTAAGACCAATTTATCGTTCAGACCGAATTTACATTCTGGCGTTCCACTCAGATATGCTCTCATAAGAATCTGTCCATCAACATCTGCTCTTAATACAGCGCCTGAAAAGAAAACATGAACAGATCAGATTCTCTGAGTGTTCAGGACAACGGAGATAATATCTGTCAAGGATCAAGACTTTCCACTCACCCTCTTTACTCATCAGGAGATTAACAGTCTcaataacatcaacaaaagCTTCATTCTTCCTATATTTGACATCTGATCGGCGCCATGACGTTGCACCTGTAGCTTGTATAGTGATTTTCGACGAATCTTCTCTCTAAAAAGTAAATCTGAGAGTCAGCTTGGTGTGATTCCTTTTGGTAGGCATTAATCAGCTAACTTACAACTGCCATTTCAGATTTAATACTCTCCGTCGTTATGTACATTTTCAGCGTATCAATCTCAGAATTTTGAGGGAATCCAAAGTCAATGATTTCTGTTCAAACATCCAGTATCAGCTTTAACAGTACCATATAGAATTTTAGAACAGTTGAGGTTGGAAAAATGAATTAACGTACCATCCAGTAATTCGTATATCAGTACAAAGTTGTTTTTCACACTTTCTTCGTCTAATTTAGTAAAATAGCTTCTAGAAATCGTTATGAACCGATACAGGAACTCGAATACCAAAGCCGCGGACGCATTGCATCTACACTCTGTGTCAGACAAAGAAGTCATATCCATTTTCAGACAAGGACTTACTTTGTGACTCCAACCACGTACACGTTATTTATTCTCAcgtgaaagaaagatgttgagCCCAATGTAATTATGGGAGAACGAACATCCGGATTAGATATTACTTGAATACGGAATACATCTGATATAGATCGTCTAAACACAATCCCAAAAATCAGCAGCCATGTATCGACTGATCAGGTCTGATGATAGCCTTTACTTACTTCAAATCTTGTCTGAATAGTCTCGATATCAAcacttctcctttttgattGAATATAAAGAATGCCTATGGACGCAGTGAGTCATCAGCTGAGTCATAAGATGCTCTAGAATCTAGCTcactgatatcatcttgattgagATGTGTAGGAGTATGGACAAGACAAGAATAGATCTATGAAGAAAACAATAACAACGTTTTAATGGATAGTCCAAAAGACATGACGCATGGACCCGCGTCGAGTGAGGGGATATCTTAATTGAGTGACCCATTTAAATGTCACTGCACAACATACTTACATACTTTACATTCCGACTTTTTTTTGGAGTCATTTTCCCATATGAATATCCTCGAAACCTCTTAGCTTCGAAAAGGATACCCCACCTTATCACTCCTTTATATCTCTCCACCCGATTAGCTCGTGTAGATCGAGTCGATAGATAAGCAAGAAGAGTTTATGCTCAGGCATTCATTCAATCACTCGACTCGCTCCTTTCGTTCATTTGCAACAAGTGgttcttcaacttcaacattCACACCTATATTCACATCCACTTTCAAAACATATATTCGTCCAAGCGCACAAAAATCGACTTCCACAGCACtcaagagaagatcatcgatcatGTCTTCAGAACAACAGAAAGttgctcttcctcctgatCTCTTACCGGTCGAACAAGCAAATCCAGCTGAAGGTGCAGCCGCTGCGTCTGTACCcggaggtgaagaaggtggaaaggAAACTTCTAAAAATGCCGGTAAGCAGCTGTTCCACCTAAAAGTCTGAAATTAGATAAGCTGACAGACAGACATATAGCTAAGAAGGAAGCTAAGCGATTGGAGAAGCTCGCTCAAAAGGCAGCAAAGGGACCGGCTGTAGCTCAAGGTCCAGGTAAAAGCAAGGCggacaagaaagaaaagaaagtagaagtagCTGCAGAGGAATGGGTCAATACCACGCcaaaaggagagaagaaaggttagTATGATGTTATAATTCGCTGCAAGAGGGTTTCGGCTGATTATGCCTACTGGCTATAGATGTATCCGGCAATCTTCCCTCTGGGTACGACCCAATTCAGGTAGAAGCTGCTCATTACGATTGGTGGAATACCAAAGGATTCTTCAAACCTCGTTATGGATCTGATGGAAAACCAACCGAAAAAGGAACA includes:
- a CDS encoding oxoglutarate dehydrogenase (succinyl-transferring), E1 component codes for the protein MIRTLPRNIRLISKTNPTVVRSFSVARPSSCIGIAQKRNYASEAQAPSKNDLFANGGNTYYTEEMYRLWKQDPKSVHASWAVYFAGLDKGLPSSQAYSPPPGFIGAASTVPTPADGSPRMSVEGGGDVTDYLKVQLLIRAYQVRGHHIANLDPLHIADADLDTRVPPELKLSYYGWTEEDLKKEFNLSDGILPRFQGAIEGDKLSLGQIIEELKRMYCTHVGVQYVHIVDRGQCDWIRERVEIPSQWKYSTEEKRMILDRLMWSELFEKFIASKYPNEKRFGLEGCESLVPGMKALIDRSVDSGVKSIVMGMPHRGRLNVLGNVIRKPIEAILNEFANTDKDDTGGGDVKYHLGANYVRPTPSGKKVSLSLVANPSHLEAEDPVVLGKTRAIQHFEGDEGTGDSAMGVLLHGDAAFAGQGVVYETMGMQGLPAYGTGGTIHMIVNNQIGFTTDPRFARSTPYPSDIAKSIDAPIFHVNGDDVEAVNYVCTLAADWRATFKKDVVIDIVCYRRYGHNETDQPSFTQPKMYKAIQKQPTVLSIYTDKLIKEGTFTEKEIDEHRQWVWGMLEKAYDGSKDYKPSPREWLSSSWEGFPTPKELAENVLPHLPTGAEEETLKKIGEVISSFPEGFTPHKNLARIIATRGKSISEGKNIDWSTAEALAFGTLCLEGTHVRVSGQDVERGTFSQRHAVVHDQENESTHIALKHVGKDQGSFTVVNSHLSEFGTLGFELGYSLVSPNSLTIWEAQFGDFANNAQCIIDQFIASGERKWFQRTGLVLSLPHGYDGQGPEHSSGRIERFLQLCDDEPRIYPSAEKLDRQHQDCNMQIIYATTPANYFHVLRRQIKREFRKPLIIFFSKSLLRHPLARSSLEEMTGDSVFQRYIPDPHPENLVEPEKIRRHILCTGQVYFQLLKEREDKGINDVVISRLEQLSPLPYDLLTPHLDKYPNADVVWAQEEPLNNGAWTYVQPRLITALKETKHHGGKVPIYAGRKPSSSVATGSKNAHKKEIEMINTMAFAPAEENQ